One window of the Leptospira koniambonensis genome contains the following:
- the prfA gene encoding peptide chain release factor 1: MLDRLEKIQQKYLKISDELTTASNPDDLKRLYKERSRLTPLFDKITEYQKLIQNKKDAEELLKTEKDGDMRSMYEEERKEAEERIETLEKELEILLLPPDPNSGKNILLEIRAGTGGEEAGLFVSDLFRMYTRYADKQGIRHEIIDSSPTGIGGLKEIIFAMENDKAYDLFKFEAGTHRVQRIPATESGGRIHTSAVTVAVLPEAEESEININENDLRVDVYRSSGSGGQHVNTTDSAVRITHIPTGIAVACQDEKSQHKNKAKAMRILSARILEKQAEEKKAAADALKKQMVGSGDRSERIRTYNFPQGRCTDHRIGFTSHNLSAIMEGDLEDLINALTEEDRVKRLADSQAN, translated from the coding sequence ATGTTAGACAGACTAGAAAAAATACAACAAAAATACCTCAAAATATCGGACGAACTTACAACCGCGTCCAATCCGGATGATTTAAAACGACTTTATAAGGAACGTTCCCGACTCACGCCCTTATTCGATAAAATTACCGAATACCAAAAATTAATTCAGAACAAAAAAGACGCCGAAGAACTTTTAAAAACCGAAAAAGACGGGGATATGCGCTCCATGTACGAAGAGGAGCGCAAAGAAGCAGAAGAAAGAATTGAAACTTTGGAAAAAGAGTTGGAAATCCTACTTCTTCCTCCTGATCCGAATTCAGGCAAAAATATACTACTCGAGATAAGAGCTGGGACCGGCGGCGAAGAAGCAGGACTATTCGTCTCTGACCTGTTTAGAATGTACACCAGATATGCGGACAAGCAGGGCATCCGTCATGAGATCATAGATTCTTCTCCTACTGGAATAGGTGGATTGAAAGAGATCATCTTTGCGATGGAAAACGATAAAGCCTACGACCTTTTTAAATTTGAAGCTGGAACTCATAGAGTACAGAGAATACCTGCAACAGAATCAGGCGGAAGGATCCACACAAGTGCAGTAACCGTTGCCGTTTTACCTGAAGCAGAAGAATCTGAGATCAATATAAATGAAAATGATCTGCGCGTGGACGTATATCGTTCTTCCGGATCTGGTGGTCAGCACGTTAACACTACTGACTCTGCTGTTCGTATCACTCACATTCCAACTGGGATCGCAGTTGCTTGTCAGGATGAAAAATCCCAACACAAGAACAAAGCAAAGGCGATGAGGATCTTAAGCGCTAGGATATTAGAAAAGCAGGCGGAAGAAAAAAAAGCCGCAGCAGATGCTCTAAAAAAACAGATGGTTGGTTCAGGAGACAGATCGGAAAGAATTCGAACTTATAATTTTCCACAGGGAAGATGTACAGATCATAGGATCGGATTTACTAGTCATAATCTTTCTGCTATAATGGAAGGAGATCTAGAAGACCTGATCAACGCCTTAACTGAAGAAGATAGAGTCAAACGCCTCGCAGATTCACAGGCAAATTAG
- a CDS encoding NUDIX domain-containing protein, with amino-acid sequence MSKHGFFQITQKVFLRKGKELLILRDRKSGFGDLPGGRMNEDEFYGDWLESLSRELKEEMGEFCEIKIHPRPILIHKHRVSDGNHPCVIVAYHGEFVSGEITLSDEHDYIAWVDAAAYEPKPLFFEYMLDALQLYQKEYVPQIPDGKLNPKGWLV; translated from the coding sequence TTGAGCAAACACGGTTTTTTTCAAATCACACAAAAGGTTTTTTTGAGAAAAGGAAAGGAACTTCTCATTCTTAGAGACCGCAAATCCGGATTCGGAGATCTTCCTGGCGGAAGAATGAACGAAGACGAATTTTACGGAGATTGGCTGGAAAGTTTATCCAGAGAGTTAAAAGAAGAAATGGGAGAATTTTGTGAGATCAAGATTCATCCTCGACCAATCCTAATTCACAAACATAGAGTCAGTGATGGAAATCATCCATGTGTTATCGTAGCGTATCATGGAGAATTTGTTTCAGGTGAGATCACCCTCTCTGACGAGCATGATTATATTGCCTGGGTAGACGCAGCTGCTTACGAACCTAAACCTTTATTTTTCGAATATATGTTGGACGCTCTGCAATTGTACCAAAAAGAATATGTTCCCCAGATACCTGATGGTAAATTAAATCCTAAAGGTTGGTTAGTATGA